In the Paenibacillus sp. FSL R7-0337 genome, CCGTCAAGCTTTGAAGCCAATCCAGGAGTACATGGTCCAGCGGAGTGGCGTGGACTACATGCTGGTCAATCCGCGCTCGCAGCCGGAAGCACCTGTAATTCGTAAATTATCTTCCAATCAAACGCTGATCTCGGCAGCAGTAATGCTGCGGCAACAGCTGGAAGCTTCCTATGATGTGCTCATTCTGCTCACACAGGGTTCGCTGATCCAGCCAACAACTCACTTCGCACTCCGGACTTCAGATGCAGCCATACTCTACAGCGCAGATGCCATTGATTTTGTCGGCAATTATACGCATTACCGCCGACTGATCGAAGTGTTCAGTGTGGAGCGGGAGCGACTTTTTCTGTTCTCGGCGGATACCAATGTCAAAATTGATGAAGCGCCTGTGTATACCAAATTCGCTGAGCTGATCAAGCGTTGGAAGACACTTGATCCGAACAAGATCCCCATAAGGGAAGCACAAGCTGCTGGACGTGACAACGAAACGGTAGGAATTATTGAACCACTGGAATATCTGGATGTTCAGATTTCCATTCAGCCAGTCAACAGTGAATGGTCGGAGGGGGATGCCAAGAAGCTGGAGGGGCTGCTGAACTTTGTCCGTTACCGGCTGCAGGAGGATCACCTGGACGAATATGTACAGTCCCTGACCCATGAACCCTCACGGCAGAAGATCCGTTACTACATCTCGGATTTGATCCGGGAACAGAATGACTATGCCCTATCGATCCCCTTGAATGAAGTGGTGGAATGGGTGCAGAAGGAAATCACTGAGCTTGGGGTGCTGCAGGGTATTCTGGATGATCCCACGGTCAGTTCGATTGAGATCAACGGTCCGGAGCAAGTGATCATTGAGCAGGGCGGGCAAGACATACACCGGCCAGATATCAAGTTTCAGAGCGTGTCTCACTTGTACGAAGTGATCAACAAAATGCTCATGCCGATCGGTAAACCGATCTCCAGCACCGATCCAATTGTGGATGCGAATTATCGGGGGTTCCGGATTTGTGTAGTTGCGGATACGAAAGAGTACCAGGGGGTTAGCGCTAATGCACCGCTGATCAGTATCCGCAAGTTCCCGCCGGATGTGTACACCGATGAGCAGTGTATCCAGTATGGAAACATCTCGCCGGAGATGGCCGAATTTCTGCATTTCATTGTTCCGAAGGGTGCCAATCTCGTCATTGGCGGGGGAACCAACAGCGGCAAGACCACACAGCTCATTCGCCTGCCGATGTGTATGGAGCCGATCACCCGCATCATCTCGATTGAGGATTCCGAGGAAATGATGCTGGCCAGCAAGCGGCAGTATCTGGATTATCCGAATCTGCCTTCCCTGCTAGTGAAGGAGGTCGAGGATGAGAAGAAGAGCTACGGTATCGCCAAGCTGATCAAAGCCTGTCTGCGGCTCAAGCCAGAGGTGATGTGCATCGGGGAGATCCGGGATGAACCGGCAGCGCAGCAAAGTCTGATCGGCATGAACACCGGACATACCGTCTGGACGACCATTCACGCCAACAGCGCGAAAGAGGCGGCAACCCGGTTCCTCCAGCTTAACGGGAATACGATGGCTGCGGCCAGTCAGATCTCCGGATCGATTGACCTTATTGTCTTTCAGAAGAAATTGCCGAATGGAGCGCGGGTTGTAACCGAGCTGTCGGAGCTGATTGGCTACCGGGGAACCGAGGAACCGGTGCTCAATCCGATCTTCAAATACGATTACAGCCGGAAACGGCATGTGCGGGTCGGCAAGATCCAGTCCGAGTCGCTGATGGAGAAGATTTATTTGAAAGACCCCGCGCAGGAAGACCTCCGGCGCTGGTGCGAAGCGAAGGAGTTGAAGGCCATATGATGATCATTCTGCTGCTCTCAGCGGGTCTTCTGGTCTCCTTTGGCCTGTTCTCGTTGCTGCCTGCGGCAAGGAGTCGTTCCAGACAGCTGCGGATTGCCTTTGGATTTGAGCAGACCCAAGCGGAAGCGAAGGCGGCAGGCATTCACCTGGAATGGCGTAACTATGTGCAACTCCTGGGTCTCGCCCTTGTCATAGGTGCAGGGGTGGCCTACTGGACCGCGAACATCTGGTTTGTCGGCGTGGGAGTCGCAATGGGCGTGATTGTACCGAAGATGATCATTTCGGCGGTGAAGTTCAGACGCAGGAAAGAGGTGCTCTTGAACTTGCCGGGGAATCTGCGGCTGCTGTCCTCCAAGTTCCGGGATTGTAAGTCCCTCCAGAAGTCACTGGAGATGTCCTTGCCGGTCATGAGCGGTGTGACGGTTCCGTACTTTGAACAGATGTACGCTTCGCTGCGGATCGGGATCGATGTCCCCACGGTGCTGGAGCAGATGAAACAAGCGGTTCAATTCAAAAAGTTCGATGATTTCTGCGAAAAAGTACTCGCCGGGAACAAAGATGGATTCCACGCCCGTTCGGTCGAAGGGATTCGGGAGAGCATCGCGGACATCGCTTCAGACATGCATCTGCTGCAGGAGATCGATATTGAGAATGAGAAAAAACGGATGGAGCCGTTCGTGGTGTTCGGGATCAGCTTGCTCTTCCCGTTCCTGTTCGGTTATCTCGAAAGTCAGCTGGTACTGGAGTTCAAGGCAGCAACCACCTTGCAGACCGGATTCGGCAAGCTGCTGCTGGCAAGCATGATTGTCAGTGTCATGATTGGACTGTGGAAGAAGGATTCGCTGCTGCGCCTGAATCTGGATGATTTGTAAGGGAGGTGAAACATGATTACATCCATACTGTTTGGGCTCGCCGCACTATGTATTGTCATTCCTGTTCTGCGGATCGTCATTCCCGGCTTCCGGCGGCAGCAGCAGCTCATGAATCTGGCGGCTCTAGTCAACCAGTCCGATGCGCAGCGATTGCGGCTGCAGCAGAATGCCATGGTCCGATCCCTAGCCGACAGGCTCTCTGCCAGACAAGGAAAGAGGCAAAGTAGTAAGCAGCGCGAAATGTACGGCATGCTGGGGTACCCGGTAAGTTATGAGATCTATCTCGCCAGGGCGATCATTCAAGCCCTCTTGCCAGGCGGGTTTGCCCTTGTGCTGGCGGGTATGGTGCAGCAAGTCTTTTTTGCCATTGCCGGACCGATTCTATCGTTTCTATTCTTTTGGCTCCAAATGCGGCAGATTTCCCAGGCATATCAAAAACGGCAAAATCAGCTGATTGCGGATTTGCCGTTTTTAATTAGCAAAATGATCACTGCGCTGGAAGTAGGCAAGCCGTTAAACGTGATTTTTCAGGAAGTGAGTGCCCGCTGTGGTCCTACGTTATCTGCGCTGCTCAAGCGCCTTGTTGCCAATATGGGGACGATGTCGCAGAAGGATGCCTTGCAAATGTTTGCCAAAGAGGTCCATGTGCCTGTGGTGTATGATTTTGTGTCGGTGGTCAATGTCGTGGCGGAGAAAGGATTTCATGAAGCTGAGGACGATCTGAATGGTGTTAAAAACGATTTGCGGAATTTAAGCAAGCTTGCCCTGCGGGAACGCACCAGGGGCAATCCGGGAAAGATGAACCTGTTCTACGGAATGGTCATTATCCATGTGGTGGTGTTCTTTTTTATGATGCTGATCAAAATGTTCGGCGCGTTTAATTCCCTATAAACATGAACTGAGAGGATGATTGACGAATGAAGAAGCTGATGAAGAGAATGGTTGAAGGTACAAAGCAGGTAGTGGTGAACGCTCCAGGAGTTCTGGCGGTAAGGCTGAACCGGTTCCGAACAGAAGAACGCGGAGATGCGATGCAATGGGTGATTGGTATTCTGATCACGCTGCTGCTGTTCATCGCAGTGTATCTGCTGTTCAAGGCACAGATTAACACCTTTGTCGTGGATAAAATCTTCGGCAAGATGAACTCGCTTGACTAAGGAACGCGCCATGCGCCGCAGATGGAAACAGTTTATCCGGAGCGAGAGAGGAGATGGTATCAT is a window encoding:
- a CDS encoding ATPase, T2SS/T4P/T4SS family; amino-acid sequence: MTGKAQVIAFANLGGGDAVQGVMKLIRTYPKDQRVVVAELPCVGLPRIAYTFDQQIAELHKERTMDQFLLDLDRQALKPIQEYMVQRSGVDYMLVNPRSQPEAPVIRKLSSNQTLISAAVMLRQQLEASYDVLILLTQGSLIQPTTHFALRTSDAAILYSADAIDFVGNYTHYRRLIEVFSVERERLFLFSADTNVKIDEAPVYTKFAELIKRWKTLDPNKIPIREAQAAGRDNETVGIIEPLEYLDVQISIQPVNSEWSEGDAKKLEGLLNFVRYRLQEDHLDEYVQSLTHEPSRQKIRYYISDLIREQNDYALSIPLNEVVEWVQKEITELGVLQGILDDPTVSSIEINGPEQVIIEQGGQDIHRPDIKFQSVSHLYEVINKMLMPIGKPISSTDPIVDANYRGFRICVVADTKEYQGVSANAPLISIRKFPPDVYTDEQCIQYGNISPEMAEFLHFIVPKGANLVIGGGTNSGKTTQLIRLPMCMEPITRIISIEDSEEMMLASKRQYLDYPNLPSLLVKEVEDEKKSYGIAKLIKACLRLKPEVMCIGEIRDEPAAQQSLIGMNTGHTVWTTIHANSAKEAATRFLQLNGNTMAAASQISGSIDLIVFQKKLPNGARVVTELSELIGYRGTEEPVLNPIFKYDYSRKRHVRVGKIQSESLMEKIYLKDPAQEDLRRWCEAKELKAI